From the genome of Candidatus Nitrosocosmicus oleophilus, one region includes:
- a CDS encoding DUF1428 family protein produces MCKEAYDMFKQYGILHYDAFKLNNSDVPMEGFANIASIVSANIDEEVWIESIYYKDRQHMNEVMAKMEKDEKAGQMMKQSMDLLPPGAKFIVGDFERLSV; encoded by the coding sequence ATATGCAAAGAGGCCTATGATATGTTCAAACAATACGGTATTTTACACTATGACGCCTTCAAGCTTAACAACTCAGACGTACCAATGGAAGGGTTTGCAAATATTGCTAGTATCGTTTCTGCCAATATAGATGAGGAAGTTTGGATTGAGTCGATTTATTATAAAGATCGCCAACACATGAATGAAGTAATGGCAAAGATGGAAAAAGACGAAAAAGCTGGCCAAATGATGAAACAATCAATGGATCTATTGCCTCCGGGTGCAAAGTTTATCGTCGGCGATTTTGAACGTCTGAGTGTCTAG